A window of the Pseudomonas fluorescens genome harbors these coding sequences:
- the rep gene encoding DNA helicase Rep: MSRLNPRQQEAVNYVGGPLLVLAGAGSGKTSVITRKIAHLIQNCGIRAQYIVAMTFTNKAAREMKERVGTLLRAGEGRGLTVCTFHNLGLNIIRKEHERLGYKPGFSIFDETDVKSLMTDIMQKEYAGDDGVDEIKNMIGAWKNDLILPAEALENARNPKEQTAAIVYTHYQRTLKAFNAVDFDDLILLPVKLFEEHADILEKWQNKVRYLLVDEYQDTNASQYLLVKMLIGKRNQFTVVGDDDQSIYAWRGARPENLMLLKDDYPSLKVVMLEQNYRSTSRILRCANVLISNNPHEFEKQLWSEMGHGDEIRVIRCRNEDAEAERVAMEILSLHLRTDRPYSDFAILYRGNYQAKLIELKLQHHQVPYRLSGGNSFFGRQEVKDLMAYFRLIVNPDDDNAFLRVINVPRREIGSTTLEKLGNYATERKISMYAATDELGLGEHLDSRFTDRLSRFKRFMDKVREQCAGEDPISALRSMVMDIDYENWLRTNSSSDKAADYRMSNVWFLIEALKNTLEKDEDGEMTVEDAIGKLVLRDMLERQQEEEDGAEGVQMMTLHASKGLEFPYVFIMGMEEEILPHRSSIEADTIEEERRLAYVGITRARQTLAFTFAAKRKQYGEIIDCAPSRFLDELPPDDLAWEGNDDTPTEVKAVRGNSALADIRAMLKR, encoded by the coding sequence ATGTCCCGACTCAATCCCCGGCAGCAAGAAGCCGTGAACTACGTCGGCGGCCCTCTATTGGTGCTCGCCGGTGCTGGCTCCGGCAAGACCAGCGTGATCACGCGCAAGATTGCGCACCTGATCCAGAACTGCGGCATCCGCGCCCAGTACATCGTCGCCATGACCTTCACCAACAAGGCCGCGCGCGAGATGAAGGAACGGGTCGGCACCCTGCTGCGTGCCGGCGAAGGTCGCGGCCTGACGGTCTGCACCTTCCACAACCTGGGCCTGAACATCATCCGCAAGGAACATGAACGGCTGGGCTACAAACCCGGTTTCTCGATCTTCGACGAAACCGACGTCAAGTCGCTGATGACCGACATCATGCAGAAGGAATACGCAGGCGACGACGGCGTCGACGAGATCAAGAACATGATCGGCGCCTGGAAAAACGACCTGATCCTGCCGGCCGAGGCCCTGGAAAACGCCCGCAACCCCAAGGAACAGACCGCCGCCATCGTCTACACCCACTACCAGCGCACGCTCAAGGCGTTCAACGCGGTGGACTTCGACGACCTGATCCTGCTGCCGGTGAAACTCTTCGAAGAACACGCCGACATCCTCGAAAAGTGGCAGAACAAGGTGCGTTACCTGCTGGTCGACGAATACCAGGACACCAACGCCAGCCAGTATTTGCTGGTGAAAATGCTCATCGGCAAGCGCAACCAGTTCACCGTGGTGGGCGACGACGACCAGTCTATCTACGCCTGGCGTGGCGCGCGGCCGGAAAACCTGATGCTGCTCAAGGACGACTATCCGTCCCTGAAAGTGGTGATGCTGGAGCAGAACTACCGCTCCACCAGCCGCATCCTGCGCTGCGCCAACGTGCTGATCTCGAACAACCCGCACGAATTCGAGAAGCAGCTGTGGAGTGAAATGGGCCACGGCGACGAGATCCGCGTGATCCGCTGCCGCAACGAGGACGCCGAAGCCGAGCGCGTGGCCATGGAAATCCTCAGCCTGCACTTGCGCACCGACCGCCCGTACAGCGATTTCGCGATCCTCTATCGCGGTAACTACCAGGCCAAGCTGATCGAGCTGAAACTGCAGCACCATCAGGTGCCGTACCGTCTGAGCGGCGGCAACAGCTTCTTCGGTCGTCAGGAAGTGAAAGACCTGATGGCCTACTTCCGCCTGATCGTGAACCCGGACGACGACAACGCCTTCCTGCGGGTGATCAACGTGCCGCGCCGCGAGATCGGCTCGACGACCCTGGAAAAACTCGGCAACTACGCCACCGAACGCAAGATCTCGATGTACGCCGCCACCGATGAACTCGGCCTGGGCGAGCATCTGGACAGCCGCTTCACCGATCGCCTGTCGCGCTTCAAGCGCTTTATGGACAAGGTGCGCGAGCAGTGCGCCGGCGAAGACCCGATCTCCGCCCTGCGCAGCATGGTCATGGACATCGACTACGAGAACTGGCTGCGCACCAACAGCTCCAGCGACAAGGCCGCGGACTACCGGATGAGCAACGTCTGGTTCCTGATCGAAGCCTTGAAGAACACCCTGGAAAAAGACGAAGACGGCGAAATGACCGTCGAGGACGCCATCGGCAAACTGGTCCTGCGTGACATGCTGGAACGTCAGCAGGAAGAGGAAGACGGCGCCGAAGGCGTGCAGATGATGACCCTGCATGCGTCCAAGGGCCTGGAATTCCCTTACGTGTTCATCATGGGCATGGAAGAGGAAATCCTCCCGCACCGCTCCAGCATCGAAGCCGACACCATCGAAGAAGAACGCCGCCTGGCCTACGTGGGCATCACCCGCGCGCGCCAGACCCTCGCGTTTACCTTCGCCGCCAAGCGCAAACAGTACGGCGAGATCATCGACTGCGCGCCAAGCCGCTTCCTCGATGAACTGCCGCCGGACGACCTGGCCTGGGAAGGCAACGACGACACACCGACCGAAGTCAAAGCCGTGCGGGGCAACAGCGCATTGGCTGATATACGCGCGATGTTAAAGCGCTAG
- a CDS encoding xanthine phosphoribosyltransferase, translated as MEALHQKIRELGIVLSDQVLKVDAFLNHQIDPALMKLIGDEFATLFKDSGITKIVTIEASGIAPAIMTGLNLGVPVIFARKQQSLTLTENLLSATVYSFTKKTESTVAISPRHLTSSDRVLIIDDFLANGKASQALISIIKQAGATVAGLGIVIEKSFQGGRAELDSQGYRVESLARVKSLKDGVVTFIE; from the coding sequence ATGGAAGCCCTGCACCAGAAAATCCGCGAACTAGGCATTGTGCTTTCCGACCAGGTCCTGAAGGTCGACGCCTTCCTGAACCACCAGATCGACCCGGCCCTGATGAAGCTGATCGGCGACGAATTCGCCACGCTGTTCAAGGATTCGGGCATCACCAAGATCGTCACCATCGAAGCCTCGGGCATCGCTCCGGCGATCATGACTGGTCTGAACCTCGGTGTGCCGGTGATCTTCGCCCGCAAGCAACAGTCCCTGACCCTGACTGAAAACCTGCTGTCGGCGACCGTTTACTCGTTCACCAAGAAGACCGAAAGCACCGTGGCCATCTCCCCGCGCCACTTGACCAGCAGCGACCGCGTGCTGATCATCGACGACTTCCTGGCCAACGGTAAGGCGTCCCAGGCGCTGATCTCGATCATCAAGCAAGCCGGCGCCACCGTCGCGGGCCTGGGCATCGTGATCGAGAAGTCGTTCCAGGGCGGCCGTGCGGAGCTGGATTCGCAGGGTTACCGCGTCGAGTCGCTGGCTCGCGTGAAATCGCTGAAGGATGGCGTGGTTACTTTCATCGAGTAA
- a CDS encoding acetyl-CoA hydrolase/transferase C-terminal domain-containing protein — translation MVQLCSIEQAVDDVLARLPAHIHMGLPLGLGKPNPFVNALYRRVAGLPERQLTIYTALCLGRPALGDGLQKRFIEPFVERVFGDYPELEFLADLHRDSLPSNIRIEQFFMQPGSLLNSAPAQQDYVSSNYSHAARDINAAGLNLVAQLLASSSEHPDRLSLSCNPDITLDLFPMIAKRRAAGENILLVGQVHSELPYMPGDAEVDIDTFDLLIDEKDSSTLFSTPNMPVGFQDHFIGLHASTLVRDGGTLQIGIGSMGDALTAALLARQADNAGYKDLLADVNLSQWAQLIEREGGTEPFAKGLYGCSEMFVNGLLVLAEAGIIRRKVYPDVQTQEQANAGTLDEAAQTDGLSIHGGFFLGPRSFYERLRELPLSKRLEFNMTRISYINELYGQEELKRLQRLDARFINTVFTMTLLGAGVADQLEDGRVLSGVGGQYNFVAQGHALHDARSIMLLRSWRESGGDVSSNIVWEYGHCTIPRHLRDIVVTEYGIADLRGKSDAVVIEALLNISDSRFQQGLIEQAQKVGKLPKDFRLDPRFTDNTPQRLQAIAARHPNLFPEYPLGCDFTEVEKDLLRALNWLKSKFKLTEILELGKAALDAPEASLYPEHLARMQLTDPEGLKEDLFQRLLLTGLKATAQ, via the coding sequence ATGGTGCAGTTGTGTTCGATCGAACAGGCAGTGGACGACGTACTGGCGCGGTTGCCGGCGCATATCCACATGGGCCTGCCGCTGGGGCTGGGCAAACCCAATCCCTTCGTCAACGCGCTGTACCGGCGGGTTGCCGGATTGCCCGAACGGCAACTGACGATCTACACCGCCCTGTGCCTCGGCCGTCCGGCGTTGGGCGATGGTTTGCAGAAGCGCTTCATCGAACCCTTCGTCGAGCGGGTGTTCGGCGATTACCCGGAACTGGAATTCCTCGCCGACCTGCACCGCGACAGCCTGCCGTCCAACATCCGAATCGAGCAATTTTTCATGCAGCCCGGCAGCCTGCTCAACAGCGCGCCGGCCCAGCAGGATTACGTCAGCAGCAACTACAGCCACGCCGCCCGCGACATCAACGCCGCCGGCCTGAACCTGGTGGCGCAGTTGCTCGCCAGCAGCAGCGAACACCCGGATCGCCTGAGCCTGAGTTGCAACCCGGACATCACCCTCGACCTGTTCCCGATGATCGCCAAACGCCGGGCAGCGGGGGAGAACATTCTGCTGGTCGGCCAGGTGCACTCCGAGTTGCCGTACATGCCGGGCGATGCCGAAGTCGATATCGATACCTTCGACCTGCTGATCGACGAGAAGGACAGCAGCACGCTGTTTTCCACGCCGAACATGCCCGTGGGATTTCAGGATCACTTCATCGGTTTGCACGCCAGTACGTTGGTGCGCGATGGCGGCACTCTGCAGATCGGCATCGGTTCGATGGGTGATGCGCTGACCGCTGCGTTGCTGGCGCGTCAGGCCGACAATGCCGGATACAAGGACTTGCTGGCCGATGTGAACCTCAGCCAATGGGCACAGTTGATCGAACGCGAGGGCGGCACCGAGCCGTTCGCCAAAGGGCTTTACGGGTGCAGCGAAATGTTCGTCAACGGCCTGCTGGTGCTGGCCGAAGCCGGGATCATCCGGCGCAAGGTCTACCCGGACGTGCAGACCCAGGAGCAGGCCAACGCCGGGACCCTCGACGAGGCGGCGCAAACCGATGGTCTGTCGATCCACGGCGGTTTCTTCCTCGGGCCGCGCAGTTTCTATGAGCGCTTGCGTGAGTTGCCGCTGAGCAAACGTCTTGAATTCAACATGACCCGCATCAGCTACATCAACGAGCTCTACGGTCAGGAAGAGCTCAAGCGCCTGCAGCGTCTCGATGCGCGATTCATCAACACCGTTTTCACCATGACCCTGCTGGGCGCCGGGGTGGCGGATCAACTGGAAGACGGGCGGGTGCTCAGCGGCGTCGGCGGGCAGTACAACTTCGTTGCCCAGGGCCATGCGTTGCACGATGCGCGGTCGATCATGCTGCTGCGTAGCTGGCGCGAGTCCGGCGGCGATGTCAGCTCGAACATTGTCTGGGAGTACGGCCACTGCACGATTCCACGGCATCTGCGCGACATCGTGGTCACCGAGTACGGCATCGCCGATCTGCGCGGCAAGTCGGATGCGGTGGTGATCGAGGCGCTGTTGAACATCAGCGACTCGCGCTTCCAGCAGGGCCTGATCGAACAGGCGCAGAAGGTCGGCAAGCTGCCGAAGGATTTCCGTCTCGATCCGCGCTTTACCGACAACACCCCACAACGCTTGCAAGCGATTGCCGCGCGCCATCCGAACCTGTTTCCGGAGTATCCGCTGGGCTGCGATTTCACTGAGGTCGAGAAGGACCTGTTGCGGGCGCTGAACTGGCTCAAGAGCAAGTTCAAACTGACGGAGATTCTGGAACTGGGCAAGGCAGCACTGGATGCGCCTGAGGCTTCGCTGTATCCGGAGCATCTGGCGCGCATGCAGCTCACCGATCCGGAAGGCCTGAAGGAAGACCTGTTTCAGCGGTTGTTGCTTACTGGCCTCAAAGCTACCGCGCAATAA
- a CDS encoding c-type cytochrome → MKMLAAPATVLALWAVSAQAATNDDIAKRLEPVGQVCVQGQECKGMEVAASAGGGGGAKTPDEVIAKHCNACHGSGLLGAPKIGDAAAWKERADHQGGLDGILAKAITGINSMPPKGTCADCSDEELKGAIQKMSGLK, encoded by the coding sequence ATGAAAATGCTGGCTGCACCAGCAACCGTACTGGCCCTCTGGGCTGTCAGCGCTCAAGCTGCGACGAATGACGACATTGCCAAGCGCCTCGAGCCAGTCGGCCAGGTGTGTGTTCAAGGGCAAGAGTGCAAGGGGATGGAAGTCGCTGCTTCGGCAGGCGGCGGTGGCGGCGCCAAGACGCCGGACGAAGTGATTGCCAAACATTGCAACGCTTGCCACGGCTCCGGCCTGTTGGGCGCACCGAAAATCGGTGACGCCGCAGCCTGGAAAGAGCGCGCCGATCACCAGGGCGGCCTCGACGGCATCCTGGCCAAGGCCATCACCGGCATCAACTCCATGCCGCCGAAAGGCACCTGCGCCGACTGCTCCGATGAAGAGCTGAAGGGTGCGATCCAGAAAATGTCCGGCCTGAAATAA
- a CDS encoding cupin domain-containing protein, with amino-acid sequence MDVGERLQSIRKLKGLSQRELAKRAGVTNSTISMIEKNSVSPSISSLRKVLGGIPMSMVEFFSEEILQEKPTQIVYKANELIDISDGAVTMKLVGRAHPSRAIAFLNEIYPPGADTGEEMLTHEGEETGILVEGRLELVVGLETFILEAGDSYYFESTKPHRFRNPFDAPARLISAATPANF; translated from the coding sequence TTGGACGTCGGTGAACGACTGCAATCGATCCGCAAACTCAAAGGGCTTTCCCAGCGTGAACTCGCCAAGCGCGCGGGCGTCACCAACAGCACCATTTCGATGATCGAAAAGAACAGCGTCAGCCCTTCGATCAGTTCGCTGAGGAAAGTTCTGGGCGGGATTCCCATGTCCATGGTCGAGTTCTTTTCCGAAGAGATCCTGCAGGAAAAACCGACCCAGATCGTCTACAAGGCCAACGAGCTGATCGACATTTCCGACGGCGCCGTGACCATGAAACTGGTCGGCCGTGCGCACCCGAGCCGGGCCATCGCGTTCCTCAATGAAATCTACCCGCCGGGCGCCGACACCGGCGAAGAAATGCTCACCCACGAAGGCGAGGAAACCGGGATTCTGGTCGAAGGACGCCTGGAGCTGGTAGTGGGCCTTGAAACTTTTATCCTCGAAGCCGGCGACAGCTACTACTTTGAAAGTACCAAGCCGCATCGTTTCCGTAATCCGTTCGATGCACCGGCGCGACTAATCAGCGCAGCCACGCCGGCGAATTTTTAA
- the alr gene encoding alanine racemase, giving the protein MRPARALIDLQALRHNYRIAREVTGAKALAVIKADAYGHGAVRCAQALEAEADGFAVACIEEALELRAAGIRAPLLLLEGFFEADELALIVEHDLWCVVHSLWQLEAIEQAALSKPITVWLKLDSGMHRVGLHPKDYPAAYQRLLASGKVAKVVLMSHFARADELHEQSSADQVAVFEAARQGLAAEVSLRNSPAVLGWPQIHSDWVRPGIMLYGATPFEEANAVAERLQPVMTLESKVISVRELPAGEPVGYGAKFITDKPMRIGVVAMGYADGYPRQAPTGTPVLVAGQRSRILGRVSMDMLCIDLTDVPQAGLGSTVELWGKNILASDVAKWADTIPYQIFCNLRRVPRLYSEG; this is encoded by the coding sequence ATGCGTCCTGCCCGTGCCCTGATCGACCTTCAAGCCCTGCGTCACAACTACCGTATCGCCCGTGAAGTCACCGGTGCCAAGGCACTGGCGGTGATCAAGGCCGATGCCTACGGCCATGGCGCAGTGCGTTGCGCCCAGGCGCTGGAGGCTGAAGCGGACGGCTTCGCGGTGGCGTGTATCGAAGAGGCCCTGGAGCTGCGTGCCGCCGGGATTCGCGCGCCGCTGCTGTTGCTCGAAGGCTTTTTCGAGGCTGACGAGCTGGCGCTGATCGTCGAGCACGATCTCTGGTGCGTGGTGCACTCCCTGTGGCAACTCGAAGCGATCGAGCAGGCGGCATTGAGCAAACCGATCACCGTGTGGCTGAAGCTCGATTCGGGTATGCACCGCGTCGGTCTGCATCCAAAGGATTACCCGGCGGCTTACCAGCGTTTGCTGGCCAGCGGCAAAGTGGCGAAGGTCGTGCTGATGAGCCACTTCGCCCGGGCCGATGAACTGCACGAGCAGAGCAGCGCCGACCAGGTCGCAGTGTTCGAAGCCGCACGTCAGGGCCTGGCGGCTGAAGTCAGCCTGCGCAATTCGCCGGCGGTGCTGGGCTGGCCGCAGATTCACAGCGACTGGGTGCGTCCGGGCATCATGCTCTACGGCGCCACCCCGTTCGAAGAAGCCAACGCCGTGGCCGAGCGCTTGCAACCGGTGATGACGCTGGAGTCAAAAGTCATCAGCGTGCGCGAACTGCCGGCCGGCGAACCGGTGGGTTACGGCGCGAAATTCATCACCGACAAGCCGATGCGCATCGGCGTGGTCGCCATGGGTTATGCCGACGGTTATCCGCGTCAGGCGCCGACCGGCACTCCGGTGCTGGTGGCCGGCCAGCGCAGCCGCATTCTTGGCCGGGTGTCGATGGACATGCTGTGCATCGATCTGACCGATGTGCCGCAAGCCGGCCTCGGTTCGACCGTCGAACTGTGGGGCAAGAACATCCTCGCCAGCGATGTGGCGAAGTGGGCTGACACCATTCCGTACCAGATCTTCTGCAACCTGCGTCGGGTGCCAAGGCTCTATTCCGAGGGTTGA
- a CDS encoding RidA family protein — translation MAIQRQLTNERMSQIVSHNGTVYLSGQVGDDFNAGVEQQTRDVLANIERLLDLAGTDKQHLLSATIYLNDIEAHFAGMNSVWDQWLPKGAAPARATVEAKMAKPSILVEISIVAALP, via the coding sequence ATGGCAATCCAGCGCCAGCTCACCAATGAGCGCATGAGTCAGATCGTCAGCCACAACGGTACGGTGTATCTGTCCGGGCAGGTCGGCGATGACTTCAACGCCGGTGTCGAACAGCAGACCCGCGACGTCCTCGCCAACATCGAGCGTCTGCTCGATCTGGCCGGCACCGACAAACAGCATCTGCTGTCGGCGACGATCTACCTGAACGACATCGAGGCGCACTTTGCCGGCATGAATTCGGTGTGGGATCAGTGGCTGCCCAAAGGCGCCGCCCCGGCCCGTGCCACGGTTGAAGCGAAGATGGCCAAGCCGAGCATCCTGGTCGAGATCTCCATCGTCGCCGCGTTGCCGTAA
- the dadA gene encoding D-amino acid dehydrogenase, with the protein MRVMVLGSGVIGTASAYYLARAGFEVVVVDRQPAAAMETSFANAGQVSPGYASPWAAPGVPLKAIKWLLQRHAPLAIKATADIDQYLWMAQMLRNCTANRYAVNKERMVRLSEYSRDCLDELRAETGIAYEGRSLGTTQLFRTQAQLDNAAKDIAVLKESGVPFEVLDRAGIARVEPALAGVTDILAGALRLPNDQTGDCQIFTTRLAEMATKLGVEFRFGQDIQRLDFAGDRINGVWIDGKLETADRYVLALGSYSPQLLKPLGIKAPVYPLKGYSLTVPITNPAMAPTSTILDETYKVAITRFDNRIRVGGMAEIAGFDLSLNPRRRETLEMIVNDLYPQGGNLAEASFWTGLRPTTPDGTPIVGATPFKNLFLNTGHGTLGWTMACGSGRLLADLMAKKKPQISAEGLDISRYGNTTQESAKHGNPAPAHQ; encoded by the coding sequence ATGCGCGTTATGGTCTTGGGTAGCGGCGTCATCGGTACCGCCAGTGCTTACTATCTGGCCCGTGCCGGGTTTGAAGTGGTGGTGGTCGACCGGCAGCCCGCCGCGGCCATGGAGACCAGTTTCGCCAACGCCGGTCAGGTCTCGCCGGGCTACGCCTCGCCGTGGGCTGCGCCGGGCGTGCCGCTCAAGGCCATCAAGTGGTTGCTGCAACGCCACGCGCCGCTGGCGATCAAGGCCACCGCCGATATCGATCAGTACCTGTGGATGGCGCAGATGCTGCGCAACTGCACCGCCAACCGTTACGCGGTGAACAAGGAGCGCATGGTGCGTCTGTCCGAGTACAGCCGCGACTGCCTCGACGAATTGCGCGCCGAAACCGGCATCGCCTACGAAGGCCGCAGCCTCGGCACCACCCAGTTGTTCCGCACCCAGGCGCAACTGGATAACGCCGCCAAGGACATCGCTGTATTGAAAGAGTCCGGCGTGCCGTTTGAAGTGCTCGACCGCGCCGGCATTGCCCGCGTCGAACCGGCTCTGGCGGGTGTCACCGACATCCTCGCCGGTGCCCTGCGCCTGCCGAACGACCAGACCGGTGACTGCCAGATCTTCACCACCCGCCTCGCCGAAATGGCCACCAAGCTCGGTGTGGAATTCCGCTTTGGTCAGGACATCCAGCGCCTCGACTTCGCCGGTGACCGCATCAACGGCGTGTGGATCGACGGCAAGCTGGAAACCGCCGACCGCTACGTGCTCGCCCTCGGCAGCTACTCGCCGCAACTGCTCAAGCCGCTGGGCATCAAGGCCCCGGTTTATCCGCTGAAGGGTTACTCGCTGACCGTACCGATCACCAACCCGGCAATGGCCCCGACGTCGACCATTCTCGACGAGACCTACAAGGTCGCGATCACCCGTTTCGACAACCGCATCCGCGTCGGCGGCATGGCGGAGATCGCCGGTTTTGACCTGTCGCTGAACCCGCGTCGGCGCGAAACCCTGGAGATGATCGTCAACGACCTTTATCCTCAGGGCGGCAATCTGGCCGAAGCGAGTTTCTGGACCGGCCTGCGTCCAACCACCCCGGATGGCACGCCGATCGTCGGCGCCACCCCGTTCAAGAACCTGTTCCTGAACACCGGTCACGGCACCCTCGGCTGGACCATGGCGTGCGGCTCCGGTCGCTTGCTGGCTGACCTGATGGCGAAGAAAAAACCACAGATCAGCGCCGAAGGCCTCGATATTTCCCGTTATGGCAACACCACCCAGGAGTCCGCAAAGCATGGCAATCCAGCGCCAGCTCACCAATGA
- a CDS encoding Lrp/AsnC ligand binding domain-containing protein gives MRTNTQTKRELDKIDRNILRILQADGRISFTELGEKVGLSTTPCTERVRRLEREGIIMGYNARLNPQHLKGSLLVFVEISLDYKSGDTFEEFRRAVLKLPHVLECHLVSGDFDYLVKARISEMASYRKLLGDILLKLPHVRESKSYIVMEEVKESLSLPIPD, from the coding sequence ATGCGTACCAACACTCAGACCAAACGTGAGCTGGACAAGATCGACCGCAACATCTTGCGGATCCTGCAGGCGGACGGGCGGATTTCATTCACTGAACTGGGCGAGAAGGTCGGGCTCTCCACCACGCCATGCACCGAGCGGGTGCGTCGCCTGGAGCGCGAGGGGATCATCATGGGCTACAACGCCCGCCTGAATCCGCAGCACTTGAAGGGTAGTCTGCTGGTGTTCGTCGAGATCAGCCTCGACTACAAATCCGGCGATACTTTCGAAGAGTTTCGACGCGCCGTGCTGAAGTTGCCCCACGTGCTGGAGTGCCATCTGGTGTCAGGGGATTTCGACTATCTGGTGAAGGCGCGGATTTCCGAGATGGCCTCGTACCGCAAGCTGCTGGGCGACATCCTGCTCAAGCTGCCGCACGTGCGTGAATCCAAGAGCTACATCGTGATGGAAGAAGTGAAAGAGAGCCTGAGCCTGCCGATTCCGGACTGA
- a CDS encoding YkgJ family cysteine cluster protein → MSCNSQKIRTLRQQIPTFECVPGCHDCCGPVTTSPEEMSRLPRKTRAEQDAAMEELNCVHLGPNGCTVYDERPLICRLFGTTRTLPCPNGRRPVELIHPQVEKKVFEYMAENRQVLV, encoded by the coding sequence ATGAGCTGCAACAGTCAGAAAATCCGCACCCTGCGTCAGCAGATTCCCACGTTCGAATGCGTGCCGGGCTGCCATGACTGCTGCGGACCGGTGACCACCTCGCCCGAGGAAATGTCCCGCCTGCCGCGCAAGACGCGCGCCGAGCAGGACGCAGCCATGGAAGAGCTCAACTGTGTGCACCTGGGGCCGAATGGCTGCACGGTGTATGACGAGCGTCCGCTGATCTGCCGGTTGTTCGGCACCACCCGGACCTTGCCGTGCCCCAATGGCCGGCGACCGGTGGAGCTGATTCACCCACAGGTCGAGAAGAAGGTGTTCGAGTACATGGCCGAAAACCGGCAGGTGCTGGTCTGA
- a CDS encoding NAD(P)/FAD-dependent oxidoreductase, producing the protein MNARAQATASQPHVASYYAASSLPQPDHPVLQGELIADVCVVGGGFSGLNTALELAERGLSVVLLEAHRIGWGASGRNGGQLIRGVGHGLDQFANVIGTDGVRQMKLMGLEAVEIVRQRVEKFQIPCDLTWGYCDLANKPSDLEGFAEDAEELRSLGYRYETRLLQANEMHTVVGSKRYVGGLIDMGSGHLHPLNLALGEAAAAQQLGVKLFEQSAVTRIDYGPEVRVHTTQGSVRAKTLVLGCNAYLNNLNPQLSGKVLPAGSYIIATEPLSEEQAHNLLPQNMAVCDQRVALDYYRLSADRRLLFGGACHYSGRDPKDIGAYMRPKMLEVFPQLASVKIDYQWGGMIGIGANRLPQIGRLAEQPNVYYAQAYSGHGVNATHLAGKLLAEAISGQHGGGFDLFAKVPHITFPGGKHLRSPLLALGMLWHRLKELV; encoded by the coding sequence ATGAATGCCCGCGCCCAAGCCACCGCGAGCCAGCCCCACGTTGCCTCTTATTACGCCGCCAGCAGCCTGCCGCAACCCGATCATCCGGTGCTGCAAGGTGAACTGATCGCGGACGTGTGCGTAGTCGGTGGCGGTTTCTCCGGGCTGAACACCGCGCTCGAACTGGCTGAACGGGGCTTGAGCGTGGTGTTGCTGGAAGCGCACCGGATCGGCTGGGGCGCCAGCGGTCGCAACGGTGGCCAGCTGATTCGCGGGGTCGGTCACGGCCTCGACCAGTTCGCCAACGTGATCGGCACCGACGGCGTGCGTCAGATGAAGCTCATGGGCCTGGAAGCGGTGGAAATCGTCCGACAGCGCGTCGAAAAATTTCAGATTCCCTGCGACCTGACCTGGGGTTACTGCGACCTCGCCAACAAACCTTCCGACCTTGAAGGTTTTGCCGAAGACGCCGAAGAGCTGCGCAGCCTCGGTTACCGCTACGAAACTCGCCTGCTGCAAGCGAACGAAATGCACACCGTGGTCGGCTCCAAACGCTACGTCGGCGGTTTGATCGACATGGGTTCCGGGCATTTGCACCCGCTGAACCTGGCGCTTGGCGAAGCCGCAGCAGCGCAGCAACTCGGGGTGAAGCTGTTCGAGCAATCGGCGGTTACCCGTATCGACTACGGCCCTGAAGTCCGGGTGCATACAACGCAAGGTTCGGTGCGAGCGAAAACCCTGGTGCTGGGCTGCAATGCCTATCTCAACAATCTGAATCCGCAACTCAGCGGCAAGGTGCTGCCAGCCGGCAGCTACATCATCGCCACAGAACCGCTGAGCGAGGAACAGGCCCACAACCTGCTGCCGCAGAACATGGCCGTCTGCGACCAACGGGTGGCGCTCGATTATTACCGGCTCTCGGCGGACCGGCGTCTGCTGTTCGGCGGCGCCTGCCATTACTCGGGGCGTGATCCAAAGGACATCGGCGCCTACATGCGGCCGAAGATGCTCGAAGTGTTTCCGCAACTGGCCTCGGTGAAGATCGACTATCAGTGGGGCGGGATGATCGGCATCGGCGCCAACCGTCTGCCGCAGATTGGCCGGCTCGCCGAGCAACCGAATGTGTATTACGCCCAGGCCTATTCCGGTCACGGCGTGAATGCCACGCACCTGGCGGGCAAGCTGCTGGCCGAGGCCATCAGCGGCCAGCACGGCGGCGGCTTCGACCTGTTCGCCAAAGTGCCACACATCACCTTCCCCGGCGGCAAGCATCTGCGCTCACCGCTGCTGGCGTTGGGGATGCTGTGGCACCGGCTCAAAGAGTTGGTCTGA
- a CDS encoding DUF1127 domain-containing protein — MNGLSDVRLTLHSQELEAGQQDNARNEIMRNAPSGLSRWGLFWHRLHTRKALLRLTPEQLKDIGLTREQALEEGLKPFWRI, encoded by the coding sequence ATGAACGGCTTGAGCGATGTGCGGCTGACGTTACACAGTCAGGAACTGGAGGCAGGGCAACAGGACAACGCGCGCAACGAGATCATGCGCAACGCGCCGTCCGGCCTGAGTCGCTGGGGCCTGTTCTGGCATCGTCTGCACACGCGCAAGGCGTTGCTGCGCCTGACGCCGGAACAGCTCAAGGACATCGGGCTGACCCGCGAGCAGGCGCTGGAGGAGGGGTTGAAGCCGTTCTGGCGGATCTGA